AACACCGTCCTGAACGTGGCGGTCCCGTCCCTCACCCGGGATCTGGACGCGAGCACCGCGGACGTCCAGTGGATGATCAACGCGTACTCGCTCGTGCAGGCCGGGCTGCTGCTCGCCGGGGGCAGCGCCGCCGACCGCTACGGCCGCAAGAAAATGCTGCTCGTCGGCCTCGCGCTGTTCGGGGTGGGCTCGCTGGCGGCCGGGTTGGCCGGTTCCACCGGGGAGTTGATCGCGGCCCGTGCGGGCATGGGTGTCGGCGGCGCCTTGCTGCTGACCACCACTCTCGCCGTCGTCATGCAGGTCTTCGACGCCGAGGAGCGGCTGCGGGCGATCGGCGTGTGGGCCGCGGTGAACGCCCTCGGCTTCGCCGCCGGCCCGCTGCTGGGTGGTGTGATGCTCGCCCACTTCTGGTGGGGGGCGATCTTCCTGGTCAACCTCCCGGTGGTGCTGCTCGGCCTCGTCGCGGCCTGGGCGCTGGTGCCCGAGTCGAAGAGCGCGGCCGGGCAGCGGCCCGACCTGCTCGGCGCGCTGCTGTCGACCGTCGGCATGGCCGCGGTCGTCTTCGCGGTCGTCTCGGGGCCCGAGCACGGCTGGGGCACGGGCCGGGTGCTGCTGCCGGCCCTGGGCGGGGTGCTCGTCCTCGGTGCCTTCGCCCTGTGGGAGAGCCGCATCCCGCACCCCATGCTGGACCTCGGTTTCTTCCGGGACCGCCGGTTCGTGGGGGCCGTCGTGGGCGTCGTCCTCATCACCTTCGGCAGCGCCGGTGCGCTCTTCCTGCTCACCCAGCAGCTCCAGTTCGTCCACGGCTGCACACCGCTGGAGGCGGGCCTGCGGACGGCGCCGTTCGCGCTCACCGTCGTCGCCCTGAACTTCACCGGGATCTCGACCCGGCTGCTGCGCCGCCTCGGCCTGCCGCTCGCCATCGCCCTCGGTGTGGGGACGCTGGCGGGCGGGTTCGCGGTCGTCGGTGCCTTCCCCGCGGAGGGCTACGGGGTGCTGCTGACCGGCCTCGTCCTCATGGGCGCGGGGTGCGCGCTCGCCAACCCGGCCATCGCCGAGGCGATCATGGGGGCGATTCCGCCGGAGAAGGCCGGGGCCGGTGCCGGGGTCGACGGCACCATGTCCGAACTCGGCGGCAGCCTCGGGGTGGCCGTCCTGGGCGCCGTCATGAACTCCCGTTTCACCGCCCTGCTCCCGGTGGGCCTCGCCGGCGCGGGATCCCTTCCGGCCGCCCTGGCGGACGCCCGCACGGAAGGCGAGCGGGCGGACGTGCTGGACGCGTTCGCCTCGGGGTTGCGGACCGGCCAGTTGGCGGGCGCGGCCGTGGTGCTCCTCGGCGGAGTTCTCGCGGCGCTGCTCCTGCACCGGGCCGAGCGGCGGAAGGGGGACGCGTAGGCCTGGCCGGACGGGCTGGTTGTGGCTGAGCTCAGCCACAACCAGCCCGTCCGGCGCTTGAGGACGCGCCCGCAGGGCGCTCGCCGCCGCGGGCGAAGAACCACCGGACAGCCCCTAGGCGGAACGCCGCCCCCGCACCGTCCCCAGCACACGGCAGGTCGGGAAGTACCCCACGTCGCGCGAGTCGAAGCTGACCGCCCGGTTGTCCCCGAGCAGGACCAGGCCGCCCTCCGGCACCCGGGTGCCGGGCAGGGCGGCCGACGGCACCGGGTCGCCCGCCACCGCGGCGACGCGTTTGATCAGCCATCGCCGTCCGTGTACCTCGGCCGCGGTGGCGGTGGGCCGCAGGGGCGGTGCCGCCCAGGTGCCGTCCTTCGCCGGCCGCTCGGCCACGACCACCTGCCCCACGACCGGGGGCCTGCTGCCGCGGCGCACCAGGACCCGGTCCCCGTCGCGGTAGGCGGGTGCCATGCTCGCCCCGCGTACGGTGACCGTGACGAATCCGCGCGCGGCCACCGCGGCGAGGAGCAGCCCCAGGCCCGTCGTCACCGTCGCCGCTCCGCAGAGCACCGCCCACGGCCCCGTCCCGGCGCGCAGCAACAGCGCCGTACCGACCGTCAGGAGAGCGAGCAGCGGTGTCGCGACCCGTACGAACGGCGGGCGGCGCCCGGGTGTGGTGTGACGGGCCGGCGGCGCGGGGTGGGGAGGCGCGAGGGAGGCGGCCGGTGTCCGCTCTTCGCCGGGGTCCGGCCCCGGTCCCCCCGTCATGCGCGCTCCCCGGCGGATGCGCCGTCGGCGTCGGCCCGGTAGCCGGCGGCCTGCAGGGCGAACAGGCGCGCGTACTGCCCGCCCGCGTCGATCAGCGTGGTGTGCGGGCCCTGTTCGACGATCCGTCCCTCGTCCAGTACGGCGATGAGGTCGGCGTCGCGTACCGCCCCGAGCCGGTGCGAGATGAGCAGACTGGTCCGCTCGCCCCGATGGGCGCGCAGCGCGGTGTGGATCTCGTGCTCGGCCTCGGCGTCGAGCCCCGCCGAGGGCTCGTCGAGGATCATCAGGTCGCGTCGGTCGCGCAGGAACGCCCGGGCGAGCGCGAGCCGTTGGCGCTGTCCGCCGGAGAGGACGACGCCGGTCTCCGGATCGTCCTTGTCGGATTCCATGAAGAACCGCCTCGACAGCAGCGTGTCGTATCCGTGCGGCAGTCCGGCGAGCTTGTCGTGGATGCCCGCCCGCCGGGCGGCGGCCTGGATACGCGGGCGGTCGTCGAGGGCCGTCAGATCGCCGAGGGCGATGTTCTCCGCCGCCGTCATGTCGTAGTGCATGTAGTCCTGGAACACCGCGCCGATCCTCCGTCGCAGCTCCGTCACGTCGACGGCGCGGAGGTCCACACCGTCCCACAGCACGGCACCGTGGTCGGGGTCGTAGAACCGGCACAACAGCTTCACCAGGGTGGACTTCCCGGCGCCGTTCAGCCCGACGAGGGCGAGTACTCCTCCGTGCGGGACGCGCAGGCTGACGCCCCGCAGCACCCACGGGTGTTCCTCGGAGTAGCGGAACCAGACGTCCCGTAGTTCGATGCCTCGGTGCAGGGGCGACAGGTGCGCGGGTTGCCGGGGTACGGCCAGATCCGGTCCGGCCTCCGTCACGGCGAGATAGTGCTCGAACATCAGCAATGCCTGGTGCGACCGGGCGACTTCGGCGGCCAGGGTGGCCAGCGCGCCCTGCACTCCGGCGACCGCGGCCACGAACATCACGACGTCGCCCGCCGAGAGGGTCCCGGCGTGCGCGGCCGTCACCGCCCAGAGCAGGCCGCCGCCGGAGACGAGCCCGGCGAGCAGTCCCAGCCCCGCCTGGACCCATGCCTCGCGCCGGTCCACCGCCCGTTTCGCGGCGTTGGCGGTACGGCGGTCGTCGAGCATCCGGTACCGCAGGAAGGCGCCGATGCCGAACAGCCGTATCTCCTTGGCCGCCTCCACGCTGGACAGCAGCTCGCTGTAGAACATCTCCCTGCGTTCGATCGGGCCGATGTCCCAGAGCGTTCGCGCCTTGCGCCGGGCCATCGCGATCTCGGACAGCAGGGTGGGCACCGAGGCCGCCGTCACCAGCACGGTCATCAACGGGCTGAGCAGGAACAGCGATCCGAGGAACCCCCCGATCGTCAGGGCCGCCCGGGCCGTGCCGATGGCGCCGTCGACGGCTTGACCGGGGGTGCCCCCGCCGGCGCTCTGCGCGAGCCTCAGCCGGTCCAGGAAGCGGGGGTTCTCGAACCGTCCCAGGCCGGCGAAGCCCTCCACCGCCGTGAACAACCGGTCCTCGGCGAGCAGCCCCACCCTGCGGCCGAGTTCCGCGCGCAGGTACTGGCCGGCCTGCGGCAGGACCCCGAGGGCGACACTCGCCGCGGCGAGGCCGGTGCCCAGGCCGACCAGCCGCCCCAGGGAGGCGCCACCGCTCAGGCCGTCCAGCATCAGCTTGGTCAGCCACGCGGTGGCCACCGGGAGCGCGCCCGTCCCGAGTGTGAGCGCCAGGTAGGCGCCGAAGGTGCCGGGTGCCGCCTTCGCCACCAGCGCGCCCGCCGCGACGATCCGTCCTACCTGTGGAAGGCGGCCGGCCGGCCGCTCCCGGGGCAGTCCCGCGCCCGGTGCGGCCGGGGTGCCGGGCTCCTGGGGCGACGGCCCGCTCATGCCACCACGGTGGGAGTGGCCGGCAGTTGTACGCGGTTGTCCGCGATGACGGGCCGGCCGGCGCCGTCCGGGGCCACCCTGAACAGCGCCGGGAACCCCTTGATCTCGAACGCCGAGGTCAGCGCGGTGTCACTGCCCTCGACCACGACCCGGGCCACCGGGCTCAGCTCGGCGACCTGCCCCGCGGCACGGTCGGTGGCGCCGACCACCACGGCCAGCACCCGCTCCCGGCCGCCGTCCGTCGCGCGCGCGTGGGCGACGAACTTCGGCAGCATCTCCTGGCACGGCTCGCAGTTGGGCGAGAAGAACGCCACCAAGGTGTCACCGGCCAGCGATTCACGGGTCAGCACCTCGCCGTCGACGGTGACGGCGGTGAACTCACCGATCTCCGCGCCCACCGCGAGGACGGGGGGTCTGCCCGGCATGTTGTCGGACACCTCGGACAACAGCGCGGTGTGTTCCCGCAGCCGCTTGATCACACCCAGCGTAAGGATCAGGTCCAGCGTGCAGAGCGCCCCCACCAGCACCACTGCCGCGATCATGACGGGCATGTCGTCGTCTCCTTAGGGCTCATCGGCTTGAGGACTCATCGGCCGCGAGCAGGGCCCGAGGCCCGGCCCACGGGCCGGAACAGGTCGAGAACGTCGTCGAGCACCGCCACCAGCGCGCCCAGCAGCAGACCGGCGGACACCGCCACGACCGCGCCGCCCGTCTCGGCCGGTCGTGCCGGTCCGGAGCCGAGCACGGTGGCCGCGCCGATGACCGCCAGCGCGGTGAGAACGAGATTGCGGACGATGTGCCGCGGTCCGAGCGGGCTCGCGGTCACCCCGAAACAGCGGCAGGGCGTCCGCGCACCACGCCGCGTCGAGAGGGCGATACCGGCGGCGAACACCGTCAGCAGTCCGGCGGCGACCGCGAACCCCGCCACGGCGACGGCCGGCACCGGGGCCGTGAGCGCCGGCCACACGGCGAACTCGGCGCACACCACCGTGCGCGCCACCGCGCGGGCCCGGTGCCGTGGCACCACCCGCATGTCTCCCACCGAGGAGACGAACCGGCCGAAGGCTCCCCGCCCGGACACTTTGCCGATCGACGAGGCGAGGAACACCACCCCGATCAGAGCGCGGATCCCGAGCGCCACATACCCCACCCGGCTGCCTCCTCCGGCTGTCGTCGCCGTCAGCGCGCCCGCGGACGGCGGGCGGCGTCGCCGACCGGGGAACCGGAGCCGGAGCACACGGTTCCGGCCAGTGCGGCCCGTGCGTCCGTGCCCGACGGCGGCGGTATCCCTCGACCGGCGACTCTTACCTGGTGTGGGTACTAGCAGTGACAGATCACAGTCGGACAACCTGACGAGTTGCAGCAGGCGTAGCAGGGTGCGTTGTAGCCGCACTTACCGGAGCACTGCCAGCAGGCCGGGTAGTTGCGGCAGGCGAGGATCTCCGCCGCCGCGGCGTCGATCCCGGGCACGAACAGCCCGAGAACCCGGCTGCCTAACGCTGTGAGCTTTGCGTACATGTGCACACTCCTCACGTGATCGGGCGAGCATCCGGTGCTTTCGCCGCTTGAGTCTCACCGCGTTGCCACGGGGCGGATAGGGCTGTT
The window above is part of the Streptomyces syringium genome. Proteins encoded here:
- a CDS encoding MFS transporter, which encodes MTVTTDTTGTTTGARLPTRWLVLAVICLAQLTVVLDNTVLNVAVPSLTRDLDASTADVQWMINAYSLVQAGLLLAGGSAADRYGRKKMLLVGLALFGVGSLAAGLAGSTGELIAARAGMGVGGALLLTTTLAVVMQVFDAEERLRAIGVWAAVNALGFAAGPLLGGVMLAHFWWGAIFLVNLPVVLLGLVAAWALVPESKSAAGQRPDLLGALLSTVGMAAVVFAVVSGPEHGWGTGRVLLPALGGVLVLGAFALWESRIPHPMLDLGFFRDRRFVGAVVGVVLITFGSAGALFLLTQQLQFVHGCTPLEAGLRTAPFALTVVALNFTGISTRLLRRLGLPLAIALGVGTLAGGFAVVGAFPAEGYGVLLTGLVLMGAGCALANPAIAEAIMGAIPPEKAGAGAGVDGTMSELGGSLGVAVLGAVMNSRFTALLPVGLAGAGSLPAALADARTEGERADVLDAFASGLRTGQLAGAAVVLLGGVLAALLLHRAERRKGDA
- a CDS encoding S26 family signal peptidase — translated: MTGGPGPDPGEERTPAASLAPPHPAPPARHTTPGRRPPFVRVATPLLALLTVGTALLLRAGTGPWAVLCGAATVTTGLGLLLAAVAARGFVTVTVRGASMAPAYRDGDRVLVRRGSRPPVVGQVVVAERPAKDGTWAAPPLRPTATAAEVHGRRWLIKRVAAVAGDPVPSAALPGTRVPEGGLVLLGDNRAVSFDSRDVGYFPTCRVLGTVRGRRSA
- a CDS encoding ABC transporter ATP-binding protein; this encodes MSGPSPQEPGTPAAPGAGLPRERPAGRLPQVGRIVAAGALVAKAAPGTFGAYLALTLGTGALPVATAWLTKLMLDGLSGGASLGRLVGLGTGLAAASVALGVLPQAGQYLRAELGRRVGLLAEDRLFTAVEGFAGLGRFENPRFLDRLRLAQSAGGGTPGQAVDGAIGTARAALTIGGFLGSLFLLSPLMTVLVTAASVPTLLSEIAMARRKARTLWDIGPIERREMFYSELLSSVEAAKEIRLFGIGAFLRYRMLDDRRTANAAKRAVDRREAWVQAGLGLLAGLVSGGGLLWAVTAAHAGTLSAGDVVMFVAAVAGVQGALATLAAEVARSHQALLMFEHYLAVTEAGPDLAVPRQPAHLSPLHRGIELRDVWFRYSEEHPWVLRGVSLRVPHGGVLALVGLNGAGKSTLVKLLCRFYDPDHGAVLWDGVDLRAVDVTELRRRIGAVFQDYMHYDMTAAENIALGDLTALDDRPRIQAAARRAGIHDKLAGLPHGYDTLLSRRFFMESDKDDPETGVVLSGGQRQRLALARAFLRDRRDLMILDEPSAGLDAEAEHEIHTALRAHRGERTSLLISHRLGAVRDADLIAVLDEGRIVEQGPHTTLIDAGGQYARLFALQAAGYRADADGASAGERA
- a CDS encoding redoxin domain-containing protein encodes the protein MPVMIAAVVLVGALCTLDLILTLGVIKRLREHTALLSEVSDNMPGRPPVLAVGAEIGEFTAVTVDGEVLTRESLAGDTLVAFFSPNCEPCQEMLPKFVAHARATDGGRERVLAVVVGATDRAAGQVAELSPVARVVVEGSDTALTSAFEIKGFPALFRVAPDGAGRPVIADNRVQLPATPTVVA
- a CDS encoding MauE/DoxX family redox-associated membrane protein; the protein is MGYVALGIRALIGVVFLASSIGKVSGRGAFGRFVSSVGDMRVVPRHRARAVARTVVCAEFAVWPALTAPVPAVAVAGFAVAAGLLTVFAAGIALSTRRGARTPCRCFGVTASPLGPRHIVRNLVLTALAVIGAATVLGSGPARPAETGGAVVAVSAGLLLGALVAVLDDVLDLFRPVGRASGPARGR